The genomic segment CAGAGGACAGCACATCTTACTGATGACACTGTTCCTGTCTAGCTTTCCAGCGACAATGTAGCCATCATCAATTATAGAATCAATCATCTTGTGCTCTTCAGGTGTACATGACTATACCATGGGAGAATACACGCActaaatatatactgtacattgcaTTACCAcacatataaacacacacaggatatgcatacacatacaaaGGATAAGAGATCTACAATACAAACTTGAAAGCAACTGAACATTGTGCACTTATGACGCCAGTGCGTAGAATGTGAATGTAACTGACCAACAATTACACAAAGTTTTGGCAGACAAGATAATAGCCTGTGACCTCTTGTCCATTACAAACTCAACACAACAACATGATGTGGACACACCCAAACCACATACTCTGATGTCATCCTCAGTGATGTATCCAACATGGACCCTCCACCAGCTCTCCAGTATCTTGAGGGGAACTGGGGTTGAGGGTAATACATCCTTTATACCACGACGGCGGAAAAAtttctacaaaaaaaaacaaaaaacgaTAAACAAAATTATTTGGTTAGAACCATACTACACTACAAGAACACAACTTAGACAGGTCAGAATAGAGAAGCCACCTCACACTAAGACAGGGCTATAGTGGCTGTATTAAGTCCTATCTAGCTTAAACTAGAAGTTCCACTAGACCACAACTGTGTTTTGCTTCCACAGTTTACATTCCACCAATGCAACTGGACTGGAGTGATGTGTCTTCCTCAAGGaaaaagacacacacacacaaagtaaagCCTCCAGCAGCCAAGTGAAACACAGAtattgccacccagtgaaccagtacTGAGATGCCTATGCAACACTCAAGAACTTGAGTCtatgcaggcaaatcctcctaggGCAGAACTAGGACTGTCCAAATCTCACAAACAGTAGCCACAGAACCCCCatagaacccaaagttccacagcAACCCCAATACTGCTAaccaagacaaggacagttgggccaGCCATCAGGTGCCTATTATAGAGTGGAGCAATgtgttcaaggaaacaacagcaactgggcacacacacacacaatacaatacacacgCCACGCACAAACCTTTGACTTTGTTAAATTCATAGAATCAATGTACTGGTTTCTACCAATTCCCAACAACCGAACAGCTAAGAAAGTATACAGgtctcacatacacacaccattTGTAGCATTTTACCAACCATCTGCTGCAGTGAAGTTTGGCAAAGAATCATAGCTCTTCTCATTTGACATAATGTCAAACATCATATTGCAGTAATATGAAAAGGGAGTGACCCTCAAACCACGCACCAACATGTCTTGAAGATGATATGGATACAGCTGAAATGAAATGAGTGTAGATATATGAAACAAAAGTGTGAACAAAAGCATTAGgatgaaaacaaaaaaaagtgtcACTGAAAAGGTACAACACAGCGAAAAAAAAATTGCGCCCAACGTGGGGCTCGAACCCACGACCCTGAGATTAAGAGTCTCATGCTCTACCGACTGAGCTAGCCGGGCACACGAAACAGGAAGGCAAATTACATCTAATTATTCCAAACAATTATTAAACAATGAAATCACTTACCATCAAGTGTTCTCTACTGTAGGACAGTAATTTCTCATAATATTTTTTCTCATCCTTGATCAATTGCTTCACTGTAACACGGAGGGAAGATTGATAcaacatttccttcactacATAACATGTTCTCAAACATGCTGTACATGAAGAAGCTTTGAGCCTTGGTGTCCAAAAATTCTCCACTTAAAGATTAATGTAAATGATACTCTGAAAAAATTCCCAGTCCTGATATATATCCTAGCTGCTACTTATAGCAGTGAACATTTGTATGCTTTGCTTGTGAAAACTTAGCCAAAACAGAAAAAGGTAACAATTGCTGAGGAGTCAAGATCTTATTTCAAAAAAGCGGACAACATTTTTGATAGAGCACAACAAGACAACTTCTCTATGGTACACAacaactacaaataaaacactccCCTGTGACTTTACTAACATACACAGCTACATGCTAGTAAAAGCAACTGCTGTTAACCACATAAGCAGTAAGCACACAGACCTATTGATATACCATGGGAGTCATTGGTGGTAGTGATGTAGGGCTAGAGTCCTGGTAACCCTGGAAACTGGGGCTCAATAAGTACACTTAGCCCAGCCAAAAGTCCTGATAGCCATGGTATTCATGAAAGACTGGCTATGCCAGCCTTGTACAACTAGTCCATCATGTGTGCAGTAAAATGATTTCCTGGATGAATAGTCAGACCAGCAGAGATTGCGCACTACTAACTACTAGTAGCCAGCCTTACACTATTTCTGCAACTATTTTTCTTACAGAAGTAACAAACAACTCGTTTCATTCTTCATAGGCCACTCCCCGACCATTAGAATAACATATTCTAACAGCAAAACCTATATGTAATGTCAAGAGTtaacaaaaaaatatattatCAACTCTTAGTAATGTCCACTCTAACCAACTAAAAGCTATCAAGTGACGACCTTCATATAATTCACCTACTTAGTCACCACCAACATTGTGAACGTCAGGTCCAGAGGTACAAAGAGTTTATATGTTGTACAATATAAAAAAAAGAGacattacacacacactggTGGTCAATAATACaggatataatattattaacaatTACAAGATGAGGATTTAATTAGCACATATCTTCTAAACCAACTGATGGTAAACCACAATAACTACAGACACATTGTTTACAACTTTACAATGAGAAGAGAAGTACAAAAGATAAGTTACTAAATGGACCAGAATACCTATTGGTGACTTAACTCTTAGAATGAGAATGTTCACAGAAAGTAACAGTTTATGTTTCAATTTCAATACAATAATGTTGAGCCATTAACACAAGCCAGATAATAGAGGTTGTCAAGGATATTGATAAGATTTAATAGtggagagtgtccaacacacTACAGtcagagcctctacaaatgatttaAAGGTAAAACTTGGTGATTTGTAGTAAGTATATTTTATAAGTGAAGATTGTTTTAATcctcacatttctttgttctgccagtgtgcaatcatcacatttcctttTCTGCCAGTGTGCACTTGTTACACATCTGAGAGAATCCCTTTAACTCATTTGTAGAGGCCCTGTATTGTGTTTgacactctcctctccactattattacAGTTGATATTGATTAGTAACTTAGTAACCCAGATTTACACCTCACTTGGCAGCCCAAAGGCTACCTTCTTATTTATAATAGTTCATGACCTCATCACCCCCTTATTGAGACCAATTTCTTGGTCTCTATTAATGAGGAGTAACACAAAATGATTACCAAGATTTCCTTTCCACCTCTGTTGGTTCTTGATGCTGAACTCCAACACAGCCTTATTGTAGTGGCCAGGGTTGTTAGCCAGGGACTAGTAAGGTAAATAAACACCAATATTCATAACACAATATGTGCATAACTGTGCaataaatttatataattattgccTTTGGCAAAATTTGTAATTATTTATCCTTAGTGAATAAAATAGCAATGCAGGCAGACATACTGAATTAGACTAACACAACAATTTTCTAGATTTAAATTCAACCACCAATGGTACACATCTGGGTGATGATACCAGGGTTGAGAAACATAAATTTTATGTTGCCCCAGGACTTGTTAATTTCACAGCAATTAAAGTTCACACATTTAGACCTGTTAATTCTAGAACAAGTACCTGCTGCCTGAAATATATTGCAAACTAATTAATTTTAAGTGCACATAACAGCAGACACTCTCTTGTTGTTTGGCTCTGTAGTCAGACTACACCCCAGTGACAGGTGGTACTGCGCAGGACAAGCGTGAAACCATGTACTACACAGTCATCAATACACTATACTTTACCTGTCGCAACGAAGAGGGTAGCTTAGCCCAGGAGTAGTTCTGGCGAATATGATGATCAAGGTCTTTCGTTGCCATCACTGCTGTATTTGCGCCTACTAAATATAATTTTGCTTTCGCACTGCTCCTAACTATTTCTGTCCTTAGAAACTTCAGTCTATTTTATAAATACGGTTATTGTTTATGAATTGTTTTCTAAGGTCAAATCATTAAGGTGCATTTTCAAAGAAAAGGGAGTGGTGTCTTACATTAGCGTGTGAACCAATTTGCGAGGGAAATCAACGCGCCAATAATAAATATTTATATTGGCGCTATCGGGTTTAGTCATTTTGGGGCGAGAGTGTCACCTGTCCCGGTGTGTTTTGTCGTTGTTTTGACTCCAGGATTCAGAATGGGACCACTAAGAAGGTCTAAACGGTACGTAGCGCCATTTCTATCTGTATTTCTATTTATAGAGCACTTTGATAAAACTAGTTTTTACTTTATGCTACCTCACAGTAACTGGTAGAAATGCTGTACGGAAGTTTAATTTACTCTTTTAGTGTACGTGTCTTATAAGAATTTTACCTTCACTTCTGAAATTACAGTCGTAGGCTAAAGTCACGTGATAGTTACATAGCTAGTATTAAGTTGGAGGATGTGACAACCATGGAACGAACAAGAAAGTTGAGAAAACGACAAAGACTGTCTTCAACACCGTTCAAGGAGTCACAAGGGAGAACAAAGATGGCAAGACTTGTTGAGGATGACTTGGACACCAGTAACACCCCTCAGTCTCAAGTGGCCACAGAAAGGTGAGGTCATGACAATGTTGTGTTTACAGTCAACCCATTGGCATGTAGATGAGATGTTAGTCAGCTAGTGgcttagtctggcgccgcccgccccttcgcataaagtaagggtctggtgaaatacagatactaaatcatttctagcgcccagattcggcgctagccaattagtgcatgccaatgacgttcacacagaaatcgccttggcaacacaatgcttttgttcgaattgaagtgcaattatctgacgtaacaagcattacgtgcgctgtctaattgaattccttttgaaatgattaggtatttgtatttcaccagacccttactttatgcgaaggggcgggcggcgccagactactaGTGGCTGTGCATTGTACAGTAATCATTGTGTTTATTCTACACACTGTGGCTTAAAGCCTTCAGGTAGTTAATGAAGGTTGCTGAATACAATGCAATGTAAGACTACATGTAATTGTTAATGGACTCAGTTTATTGGTATGTTATGAAACTTTGAGCTAGTTTGTGGGTAATAGAAAATCTCCCCATAGTCAACCAACAAAATGTTTTTGGTCTAATGTGTATGCATATCATTGTATAtaatacacatcacatacaatGTTGTTAACTAAGATATTGTTATTGTGATGGTGATTACATGTTAGGCCACAGAGGTCAGCATCCACTGGTGCAAGGCGTAGGCTGTCCACAGTATCCAACAATGGAGTGATGGAGATTTTGTCATCACCTCGCAGGAGTAAGAGAGAAAAGAGACTCGTGTTCTCCAATTTTAAACCATCTGAAATGAAGAAACAAGTCTACAACAGTGAACAACATGTTTTTGTTGCTACTGACTCAGAAGTATGTTCAGATGTATTCTGTAAGATTTTTGTATGAATGAATAATGCTTACCCTTTTCTTGATGAATTGTAAGTTTTTAAATGTTGTAAATAAATCAGCTAGCATGTTTGTGTTACGTTTTTGTTCATCTGTTGAATTACCATACTGTTGGTTCATAGGATGATTTGGAGCCATATGAGAAGTTGTTTTCACCTGTACAGAGGAAGCGTCGTACAGTCAGATTACCAAGTGAACAAGAACTGGATACTTCCAATGTACGACGCTCAGCTCGGCTAAAAACCTCCATTGACTACAGAGAGCAGTCTGGAAGCTATGATGAGAACAGAGTGGACAAGGAACAAGCAGCTAGCAGTGGTGACCAAGAAAAAAGAGACTCTGAGGGTGATAATGATGAGGATGGAGAAGAGAAAGAAGATGGTGGCAACAAAGATGAGGAATCAGGCCAAGATGAGACATCTTCAGAAAGTGACAGTAGTCAGTCAGATAACGAAGAAGATGAAAGTCAAGGAGGTTATTACTTCCGCAAAAGGAGACCGATTGTGTATCAATACCAACCAGTTATCTTAGACCAGGGCTCCCGTCCTGCTAAGCCAAGGATGTCACAGAGACGAAAGTCTTCCTATCCTCGTAGCCCACCCAAGTCACGTGCGTATCAGCAACATGTGACAAAGTCACCTCGGCAAACAGCTCACCATGATTCCAGCTCGACTACTGATTCTGATGAAGCTGCTTTTGATAGGCGGAAGGCTCGCAGCATGACTAAGGCTCGTAAGAGGTGCCTGCCCATGAACATATCACCAGAAGAGGGTGTTACTGGGATCATAAAGGACAGGCAGAATATTGGATCCAGTCTTGCTGATATTGATCCCATGACTGTCGACCGCAATGTTACATTTGATTCTATTGGAGGGCTACAACAGCACATACAGTCATTAAAAGAGATGGTGATTTTTCCACTTCTCTACCCTGAGGTATTTACTAATTTTAGTATTGCTCCTCCACGAGGGGTTTTATTCCATGGGGCTCCTGGTTGTGGTAAAACACTTGTGGCTAGAGCTCTTGCCAATGAATGCTCTAAAGGTGGTCGCAGAGTTGCATTCTTCATGAGAAAAGGTGCAGACTGCCTCAGCAAGTGGGTGGGAGAGTCTGAGAGACAGTTACGATTATTATTTGATCAGGTATGTAGTTTAGTTGTGATCATAAAGTACTTCAGAACTGTTCATTTATTATGTGCACTTGTTCCATTATTGTGTTTGCAGTGAAGATCAAATTGTgcatgtgcattctattagagtacttctaTTGGAAGTTTCAATCAGATTTATAATTGCATCTGTAATATGTAGCAATGTTTTATGTATATGATATTGTTTATAGGCTTATCAAATGAGACCCTCTATAATCTTCTTTGACGAGATAGATGGTTTGGCTCCAGTGAGGTCTAGTCGACAGGACCAGATCCATTCCTCTATAGTCTCAACACTATTGGCATTGCTCGATGGGCTAGACAGTCGTGGTGAGATTGTGGTCATTGGAGCCACCAACCGACTAGATGCCATTGATCCTGCTCTAAGGCGACCAGGAAGGTTTGACAGAGAATTCCACTTTCCCTTGCCTTCCTATGAGGTCAGTATAGTTTGTTTAAGCTGGATATATGAACTTTATGTATCATATTTATTAGTTTTCATACAACTGTGTTTTCTGGGCCAGTGGGCCTAGAAACTATTGTACTCGTGTATATGGATGGCATTAGACAAGTTTTTTAATGTTTCTTGTATATTTTTCATAGGATCGTGTCAGTATATTGCAAATCCATACTAAAGCTTGGAAGCCGACATTGAAGGCTGAGTTTGTTTGTGAGTTGGCCAATCAGACAGCAGGATACTGTGGTGCTGATCTTAAAGCTCTGTGTGCTGAAGCCGCCTTGTTTGCTCTCAGACGACGTTACCCTCAGATATATACTACCAATGAAAAGCTGGTCATCAACCCTGAAACCATTAGAGTATCTGCATGTGATTTTCACAATGCTCTACAAGCGATTGTTCCTGCCTCACAACGATCAAGCTTATCTCCTGCTCATTCTTTGTCAGTAACTGTATTCCCGCTTCTGTCAGCACAACTGGATTCCCTCCTTTCTCTCACCAGTTTCATCTTCCCACCGTCATGGAAACCTGTGATAAAGGCTAAGAGGAATCTTTCCCTGGTGTCCAATAGTGTTGACGAGAGATATCATATCTCTGCAGTGATTGTTCGTGATACTTCACCTTTGCCATCACCAACCAGTGCTGCATCAAGTTATGGTCACTCATCATCAAGAAGAAGTAGATCAGTAGTTGTCAATCCTTCAGAAGGCAATTGGCTTTCCAGTCAATGTCGCAGGCTGGATTTGAGCAGCCTTTACTTTGATGTGACCAAGCTTGCTGACAGTGCTTTGATGCCAGCCAATTCTATCTTGGAGGATGAGACAGAAGCTGCAGTGAATCCCAGACAAGACAGTCTAAGTCAAGACTCTGGTATGGACACCCGTAACACCAGTCCAACAGACAACACTACAGTAGCTGGTGTTAATAGTAGCCGTATTGAAGACTCTACTTCACGTCTTAACACCAGTGTTGTGCCATCCAGTCATTTCCTAAATCAGGCTGCTCACCCACATCTTCCACCGTCAGTTTACCGTCCACGGCTCATCATTTGTGGTAATGTCAACATGGGACAGACAGATCACTTAGGTCCTGGCTTACTACACGCTTTGGAGGGATTGTCCACACATTGTCTGGACCTGTCAGCATTGTTCAGTGTGTCCACAAAGACTCCTGAGGAAGCTTGTGCACAGGTGAGCAATACTAAATGTATTGTACTGTAATAACAGGCTAAGTTCCTAATGCATATGTGTAATATGCCTAGTTTTATGATGTGATAAATGGTTTAGATGTTGTTGATTATGTAATCAGTTAACATTAGGGTTTACGTAATATGGGTAGGGCTGCTCAACTTTTGATGTCACAGTAAAAAAGTATGGTACAATAAAATGTGGCAATATTAAAATCTAATTataaactaaagtagggacaatgtagcaCCCCAATAAAATAGTACTAGATCAGAGTAGTGCATAATGTCCAATTACTATAAAACAACAAGAAGCGAATATTCCTATAGCTACAGTGCTGTgctgcacagtagggatatatattagcttcttattgttttacaataACTGGAGTattccgatccagcttgtttcaatgctttttattgGAGtgctactctagtttaaaattcctaattttacttgtttgtgaattgtttttgtaaatttaTGACCACTAATACCCCTAGTTTTAATCATATTCATGAGAGATGTCATGATCTGTAGCTGTCATAAATCTAATAATGCAGTTATATTCATAGAAGCACAAAGACTGGCCATTTGCATTCCATTCCAGCTACACCTACTATTGATACAGACCAGGGTCTGGCAGCTATGTCAGATTCACTTACGTGTACATGCGTGAGGCTACAGCGTCCTAGTTGACAGTAGTCTACTTCATATATACACTTTACATGTGACACTTGTCTACAACTCAGAACAGCTCACTGGGTGGACTTCAAGAACGCGTGTATTCCAATTTGTTGGTGCAATAACTTGAAACAACATGTACACCCGTATATGTAAGTTGTGTGTGCTTGATGGTTGCTATGGTAAGGAAGGATAGAAGTAAGACAATACCCCCATATTTTATGGCTATCAATATGCTGAAGATTTCTTTGTGAATTTGAagcgtttctgtgaaagaagtagcACCATAGTGGTAGCCACTTTCTGCTACACTTGACTGAacacatcaggcaggcaggcaggcaggcaggcagtagaaattcttttgaattaattttttttgttttagtcTATAACAACTTGACAAAAATGTTTTGGGTTGATTTGAAGGCATTTTGGGAaatatacctaaccaatactgttatGTCATTGTGAGGAGAAATTGAGACAAAATATTTTATCATGGGCCACTCCCAAACCTTCatcatatagtactgtatgttactGTATGGGCCATGATGTAACAACGATTTTATATCCTAACATGGTGAAAGCTTTGATGAAGCaaatgttgtttttgtttgtttgtttgtttggctgttttttttgttctttgaacAATGAATTGAACATTAGTTTCGTCAttgcaggcaggcaagcagtagaaaattcttttgaattaattttttattattattatctatagCAACTTGACAAAAATGTTTTGGGTTGATTTGAAGGCATTTTGGGAAATATACCCAACGAATACTGTTATGTCATTGTGAGGAGAAATTGATGCAGAATATTTATCATGGGCCACTCCCAAATCTTCATCATATAGTACTATATGTTACTGTATGGGCCATATCCTAACATGGTGAAAGCTTTGATGAAGCAAATGTTGTTTTTGTTAGGTTTTTTTTTAACATGAATTGAACATTAGTTTTATAATTTCGTCATTGTTACATAATATTTAATTACGTAATACTATTATCATTTCTAAATTCGTTGTTTTTGATCATTAAAATCACTTGAGAGAACATGTGCAGTTGCAGCATACTTCTTCGCCTTCGTCATGGCACAGTGAGCAGGGTCCCATACAACTTCTAATGTCTACATTGCGGAGCTGTTAGAAGTATAGAGGTCCCAAGTGTCATATTGACTGAATTTTTCTTTCTAGGTGACTTTTTTATTAAAATGTTTTGATTAAACCCTTTGAGTTACTCCTCATtgtattttttgtttgtttgtttatttgtacCATCTTGATAGTGTGTGTATTGAAAGTATTTGGTCATGTGTTGTCAATCATCTTGTTATCTGAACCTTTGAATGAATAGTTCATTCCCATCACCTTATTAGCTGGTTGCCAAAGTTGACTTGTTTTCTTCCCACATATCCACAAAATGTAAAGTGTGGTTCCTTCTTGAATTGGTAGAATGATTGTGGTTAGATGGGGAGTGTGGTTGTCATAGAAAAGCAAACAAAACAACATCCGGTAAGTGTGTATAAAAATGAagtactttagttgaaaatcaAGCAACCCGATAGTAACAATGAAAGTCTTTCTCTTTCTCTTGCTGTTCAGTAGTGCTTTAGCTAACAATGAAAACATCTTGCTTGGTATGAGTAAGAATGATCCTGCTGCTTCTTGCCATGAGATATACCAGCGTAATCCTACTAGTAGGGGAAATGTTGGACAATACTGGATAAAGACTAGTGAAGGATTGTTTGTGGTCACTTGTAACATGAAGCTAAAGTGTGGTGGAGTTGAAGGAGGATGGATGCAAGTTGTTGATGTAGACATGAATCGAGATGATAGTTGTCCAGGAACATGGCACAAGATCACCACTCCCAGGAGACTGTGTTTAGGATATGCAGCTGGATGTGCTTCTGCACATTTTTATATGAACAGTGTTAACTATGAGCACATTTGTGGACAAGTCAA from the Dysidea avara chromosome 13, odDysAvar1.4, whole genome shotgun sequence genome contains:
- the LOC136243702 gene encoding ATPase family AAA domain-containing protein 2-like: MGPLRRSKRRRLKSRDSYIASIKLEDVTTMERTRKLRKRQRLSSTPFKESQGRTKMARLVEDDLDTSNTPQSQVATERPQRSASTGARRRLSTVSNNGVMEILSSPRRSKREKRLVFSNFKPSEMKKQVYNSEQHVFVATDSEDDLEPYEKLFSPVQRKRRTVRLPSEQELDTSNVRRSARLKTSIDYREQSGSYDENRVDKEQAASSGDQEKRDSEGDNDEDGEEKEDGGNKDEESGQDETSSESDSSQSDNEEDESQGGYYFRKRRPIVYQYQPVILDQGSRPAKPRMSQRRKSSYPRSPPKSRAYQQHVTKSPRQTAHHDSSSTTDSDEAAFDRRKARSMTKARKRCLPMNISPEEGVTGIIKDRQNIGSSLADIDPMTVDRNVTFDSIGGLQQHIQSLKEMVIFPLLYPEVFTNFSIAPPRGVLFHGAPGCGKTLVARALANECSKGGRRVAFFMRKGADCLSKWVGESERQLRLLFDQAYQMRPSIIFFDEIDGLAPVRSSRQDQIHSSIVSTLLALLDGLDSRGEIVVIGATNRLDAIDPALRRPGRFDREFHFPLPSYEDRVSILQIHTKAWKPTLKAEFVCELANQTAGYCGADLKALCAEAALFALRRRYPQIYTTNEKLVINPETIRVSACDFHNALQAIVPASQRSSLSPAHSLSVTVFPLLSAQLDSLLSLTSFIFPPSWKPVIKAKRNLSLVSNSVDERYHISAVIVRDTSPLPSPTSAASSYGHSSSRRSRSVVVNPSEGNWLSSQCRRLDLSSLYFDVTKLADSALMPANSILEDETEAAVNPRQDSLSQDSGMDTRNTSPTDNTTVAGVNSSRIEDSTSRLNTSVVPSSHFLNQAAHPHLPPSVYRPRLIICGNVNMGQTDHLGPGLLHALEGLSTHCLDLSALFSVSTKTPEEACAQVLKEARRTSPSILYIPHIVSWWSNTSDCLKATLFTLLDSLPSSTAVLLLATAELPFEQLPSSLRELFSTAHGQVFSLREPSEDERKKFLFDVLLEKPLQPVVSPPILQTEAPMEQLEVAAAPAPRELTENERQKIQRQRDALLRELRVFLRDITNKLLAERKFKEFTKPVDPEEVPDYHEIISNPMDLSTVMKRIDEHCYCTPKQWLRDVELITKNALEYNPEHDTESRLLRHRAAALQDLANSFLDHDLSEEFEKMCEDMEAARDRLGLQSTYPTPQQTTIETATNHVAGTDDGAESANSTSVLNSEEVFPRRSLRKQGIGPLDDGLPYCESIRSNKRRISSGGKSEDSNDEETEKTDMEENDKDANVSDIEHNISSEATVNANSVTGKCQSFMVKNLLDLKSPQDSIPPVDFSTPSTSAATTNGPTINGPTSIKPTSSRSRRASSSSAKTSKQVTSVQSPVLISEVLETSARVQDELPTIDKHQLREIFQYAVQSTHSATISHMEQLHNCLEHAIFRHRMEKNKSILLEEMRTIIDQFFSNT